In the genome of Halapricum salinum, one region contains:
- a CDS encoding eCIS core domain-containing protein: MGERLGVKVPDGETRARLQRLEQRDGTHQVKQWIDEGMKVETMGIPPDMEAFRQRQAERSDEIPYDIERRNRHSEIRSDETVQRMGPAGETGVPDSVRDVISSSGQSLDASIQRAMEDRMGDSLGDVRVHTGPRAASACEDINARAFTVGNHVAFNSGEYDPESAEGQHVLAHELAHVRQQTGGAVSMLPQEDVGLEIDPDPALEREAEETAQRVMEGGELGIQRMRKTEVHVQRMPGVEKLREVRGQVGGSNDERDKSIPADPEVLAKEVQQIKQNQEQVLETLSEARPGAPTTPGAGGWGTTALKGVTGSIASAGAGAVIGGAAGSLLPGVGTAVGATAGAMIGDLTKKGIEYGADRVPGSQAKQLDQMYTEITQMYKELKEGEQTGSQTMEVDY, translated from the coding sequence ATGGGCGAACGCCTGGGTGTGAAAGTACCAGATGGCGAGACGCGAGCACGCTTGCAGCGCCTCGAACAGCGCGACGGCACCCACCAGGTCAAACAGTGGATCGACGAGGGCATGAAAGTCGAGACGATGGGCATCCCGCCGGATATGGAGGCGTTTCGCCAGCGCCAGGCCGAGCGGTCTGACGAGATCCCCTACGACATCGAACGGCGGAACAGACACTCAGAGATTCGTAGCGACGAGACTGTCCAGCGGATGGGTCCCGCAGGCGAGACTGGCGTTCCTGACTCAGTGCGGGACGTGATCAGTTCCTCGGGGCAGTCGTTGGATGCGTCGATTCAGCGTGCAATGGAAGATCGAATGGGGGACTCGCTCGGTGACGTGCGCGTTCACACTGGGCCGCGAGCGGCAAGCGCGTGTGAGGACATCAACGCGCGGGCGTTCACTGTCGGGAATCACGTCGCGTTCAATTCCGGAGAGTACGATCCAGAGAGTGCAGAGGGTCAGCACGTCCTGGCTCATGAATTGGCGCACGTTCGCCAGCAGACTGGCGGCGCGGTGTCGATGCTGCCACAGGAGGACGTAGGGCTGGAGATCGATCCAGATCCTGCGTTAGAGCGTGAAGCCGAGGAAACCGCCCAGCGCGTGATGGAGGGCGGAGAGTTGGGCATTCAGCGGATGCGCAAGACCGAGGTGCATGTTCAGCGCATGCCTGGCGTCGAGAAACTGCGAGAAGTGCGGGGTCAAGTCGGCGGTTCCAACGACGAACGGGACAAGAGCATTCCGGCTGATCCCGAAGTGCTGGCCAAAGAAGTCCAGCAGATCAAGCAAAATCAGGAACAGGTACTCGAGACGCTCTCGGAAGCCCGACCCGGTGCGCCGACGACGCCGGGTGCTGGTGGTTGGGGGACGACCGCGCTGAAGGGAGTTACCGGGTCGATAGCCTCTGCGGGAGCAGGGGCAGTTATCGGTGGGGCCGCTGGCTCACTCCTCCCCGGTGTTGGCACTGCGGTCGGCGCGACGGCTGGAGCCATGATCGGCGATCTCACGAAAAAGGGTATAGAATACGGTGCTGACCGTGTTCCGGGTAGCCAGGCGAAACAGCTCGACCAGATGTACACCGAGATTACCCAGATGTACAAAGAGCTGAAAGAAGGGGAGCAGACTGGATCCCAGACGATGGAGGTCGATTACTAA
- a CDS encoding UDP-glucuronic acid decarboxylase family protein, protein MSRVLVTGAAGFLGSHLCERLLDDGHEVIGMDNRVSGRTENLEEIYYEDGFTFHDHDVTEFVHVNGELDWVLHLASLASPVFYREYPIKTLKVGALGTHKTLGLAKEKDAKYLFTSTSEVYGDPEVNPQPEDYRGNVDPFGPRSCYDESKRYGEAMLRAYKEEHGLNIRIARIFNTYGSRMRLDDGRVIPNFIQQALTSKDLTVYGDGSQTRSFCYVSDMIDGLVALMDSDVQEPVNIGNPDERSIRELAEVIIELCDSDSGITHEELPPQDPDVRRPDITKAKRELGWEPEIDLREGLERTIEYFEPRV, encoded by the coding sequence ATGAGTCGCGTCCTCGTCACCGGGGCGGCGGGATTCCTCGGCTCGCACCTCTGTGAGCGCCTCCTCGACGACGGCCACGAAGTGATCGGGATGGACAACCGAGTGTCGGGCCGGACCGAGAACCTCGAGGAGATCTACTACGAGGACGGCTTCACCTTCCACGACCACGACGTCACCGAGTTCGTCCACGTCAACGGAGAGTTAGACTGGGTTCTCCACCTGGCGAGTCTCGCCTCCCCAGTGTTCTACCGCGAGTACCCGATCAAGACGCTGAAGGTGGGCGCGCTGGGGACGCACAAGACGCTCGGACTCGCCAAAGAGAAAGACGCGAAGTACCTCTTCACCTCCACGAGCGAAGTCTACGGCGATCCAGAAGTCAATCCCCAGCCCGAGGACTACCGCGGGAACGTCGATCCGTTCGGCCCGCGCTCGTGTTACGACGAGTCCAAACGCTACGGCGAGGCGATGTTGCGAGCGTACAAAGAAGAACACGGCCTGAACATCCGGATCGCGCGGATCTTCAACACCTACGGGTCGCGGATGCGCCTCGATGACGGGCGCGTCATCCCGAACTTTATCCAGCAAGCGCTGACGAGCAAGGACCTGACTGTCTACGGCGACGGCAGCCAGACCCGGAGTTTCTGCTACGTCTCGGATATGATCGACGGCCTGGTCGCGCTCATGGACAGCGACGTCCAGGAGCCCGTGAACATCGGCAACCCCGACGAGCGATCGATTCGCGAACTGGCCGAGGTCATCATCGAGTTGTGCGACAGCGACAGCGGGATCACCCACGAGGAACTCCCGCCCCAGGATCCGGACGTCCGCCGCCCGGACATCACGAAAGCGAAGCGAGAACTCGGTTGGGAGCCCGAAATCGACCTTCGTGAGGGGCTCGAACGGACGATCGAGTACTTCGAGCCGCGGGTCTGA
- the galU gene encoding UTP--glucose-1-phosphate uridylyltransferase GalU yields MDVSKAVIPAAGFGTRFLPVTKAQPKEMMPVLDKPTIQYVVEEAVAAGIDDILFITGRGKQAIEQHFDKSYELEEELKSAGKQDRLERVRGISELADIHYIRQQERNGLGDAVLYARKHVGDQPFALLLGDTIVQNHRPCTERLITYAEEYETSVLSLERVPWETVPSYGVADVDDPETVSGCFPVNDFVEKPAREQAPSNLAITGRYVLTPEIFDVLEETSEGVGGELQLTDAIRKLESVRGVELEGDRYDIGNIPSWLKANLEMALKHDDGEMHDAVEELIAEYR; encoded by the coding sequence ATGGACGTCTCGAAAGCGGTCATCCCCGCCGCGGGGTTCGGAACCCGGTTTCTCCCCGTGACCAAAGCCCAGCCCAAGGAGATGATGCCCGTGCTGGACAAGCCGACGATCCAGTACGTCGTCGAGGAGGCCGTGGCCGCCGGCATCGACGACATCCTCTTCATCACGGGCCGGGGCAAGCAGGCGATCGAACAGCACTTCGACAAGTCCTACGAACTCGAAGAGGAGCTCAAATCCGCCGGCAAACAAGACCGCCTCGAACGCGTCCGTGGGATCTCGGAACTCGCAGACATCCACTACATCCGCCAGCAAGAGCGCAACGGGCTCGGTGACGCCGTGCTGTACGCCCGCAAACACGTCGGCGATCAACCGTTCGCACTGTTGCTCGGTGACACCATCGTCCAGAATCACCGCCCGTGCACGGAACGACTCATCACGTACGCCGAGGAGTACGAGACCTCCGTGCTCTCGCTGGAGCGAGTGCCCTGGGAGACCGTCCCCTCCTACGGCGTCGCCGACGTCGACGATCCGGAGACCGTCTCGGGGTGTTTCCCCGTGAACGACTTCGTCGAGAAGCCCGCGCGTGAGCAGGCCCCGTCGAACCTCGCGATCACGGGTCGATACGTCCTCACGCCCGAGATCTTCGACGTGCTCGAAGAGACGAGCGAAGGTGTCGGTGGCGAACTCCAGCTCACGGACGCGATCCGCAAGCTTGAGAGCGTCCGCGGGGTCGAACTCGAAGGGGATCGCTACGACATCGGGAACATCCCGAGCTGGCTCAAGGCGAACCTGGAGATGGCACTCAAACACGACGACGGCGAGATGCACGACGCCGTCGAAGAACTCATCGCGGAGTATCGATGA
- a CDS encoding PAS domain S-box protein, whose protein sequence is MVDGPSETIRVLHVDDDPSVTELASEFLQREDDRITVETAADAKEGLDRLQSESVDCIVSDYEMPGQNGIEFLQTVRETEPDLPFILFTGRGSEEVASDAISAGVTDYLQKEKGTDQYTVLANRIVNAVGHDRSQQLVEQSQRRYQAIFDDPNILVGLLDTDGSVLDVNETAMEYVSKARENLTGTRFWETPWFAHSDLSESDVQEWIGRAANGEYVNFEADLQTPAGDPYTVEGVFRPVRDEEGTVVSIIVSAREITERKARERELEEYEAYLEGSSDIITVLDETGRIKYQSPSATRILGYEQDELIGENGFDLVHPDDVETLYETFTALVEDPSGVVTSEARFRSADGEWRWLEVRGRNELEHPVISGIITNNRDITERKAYEDELEQTNALLSTLFGTLPVGVLAEDSSRNVLATNERLLELFGFSGTPESLAGADCDELAAEASDLFVDADAFTDRIETLIEERDPVRDERLELRDGRTFERRYEPIELPGGEGHLWVYSDITEQETREQKLEALNETTRELMAAETHQEVADISAEAARDILGMDANALYLYDEQRSALAPKAIADAGRAIIGEPPTFETDESIAWRVFESGDPVALDDVHEDSDIYNSESPIESELYLPVGDGGILIAGSDEHKAFDQHDIVLGRILASNTATALDQVDQTERLRERERELSRQNERLEEFASVVSHDLQSPLQVADGRLDLLRDDCESEHIEPIETALERMETLIEDLLTLAREGNRVQELEAVQLASLFEDCWQNVDTDTATLDVQTERTIEADPSRLKQLFENLVRNAIEHGGPEVTVTVGDTDTGFFLADDGPGIPAEKRAAVFEAGYSTTVDGTGFGLAIVKEIVDAHGWSIQLTESAAGGLRVEIDLGSDRT, encoded by the coding sequence ATGGTCGACGGGCCTTCAGAGACGATCCGAGTTCTCCACGTCGACGACGATCCGAGTGTGACGGAGTTGGCATCCGAGTTTCTCCAGCGTGAAGACGATCGGATTACAGTCGAGACCGCAGCAGATGCAAAAGAGGGACTGGACCGACTCCAGAGCGAGAGCGTCGACTGTATCGTCTCTGATTACGAGATGCCCGGGCAGAACGGTATCGAGTTTCTGCAAACAGTCCGGGAGACTGAGCCAGATCTACCGTTCATTCTCTTCACGGGGAGAGGGTCCGAGGAAGTTGCAAGCGACGCGATCTCCGCTGGTGTGACCGATTACCTCCAGAAAGAGAAGGGGACGGATCAGTATACGGTGCTGGCCAATCGGATCGTCAACGCGGTCGGACACGACCGATCTCAACAGTTAGTCGAACAGAGCCAGCGCCGGTATCAGGCGATATTCGACGATCCGAACATCCTCGTCGGACTGCTCGATACAGATGGGTCTGTCCTCGACGTCAACGAAACAGCGATGGAGTACGTCAGCAAGGCTCGCGAGAACCTGACTGGAACGCGGTTCTGGGAGACGCCGTGGTTCGCCCACTCGGATCTCAGCGAATCAGACGTCCAGGAGTGGATCGGCCGGGCAGCGAACGGCGAGTACGTCAACTTCGAGGCCGACCTGCAAACACCAGCAGGTGACCCCTATACTGTCGAAGGTGTGTTTAGGCCAGTCAGAGACGAGGAGGGTACAGTCGTGTCGATCATCGTCTCTGCCAGGGAGATTACCGAGCGTAAAGCACGTGAACGAGAACTCGAAGAGTACGAAGCGTATCTCGAAGGGTCGAGCGACATCATCACTGTTCTCGACGAAACTGGCCGGATCAAGTATCAAAGCCCCTCAGCAACACGGATCTTGGGCTACGAACAGGACGAACTGATCGGTGAGAACGGGTTCGACCTCGTCCATCCTGACGACGTCGAGACGTTGTACGAGACGTTTACTGCCCTCGTGGAAGACCCCTCGGGCGTCGTTACCTCCGAAGCCCGATTTCGCTCGGCCGATGGAGAGTGGCGCTGGCTCGAAGTCCGCGGTCGAAACGAACTCGAGCATCCCGTGATATCGGGGATCATCACGAACAACCGAGACATCACCGAACGCAAGGCGTACGAAGACGAACTCGAGCAGACCAACGCGCTCCTCTCGACGCTGTTCGGGACACTCCCTGTGGGCGTCCTCGCCGAAGACAGTTCGCGAAACGTACTGGCGACCAACGAACGACTGCTCGAACTCTTCGGATTTTCCGGGACGCCGGAGTCACTGGCTGGAGCTGACTGTGACGAGTTGGCTGCGGAGGCTAGCGATCTGTTCGTCGATGCAGACGCCTTTACCGATCGCATCGAGACGCTCATCGAAGAGCGCGATCCCGTCCGAGACGAACGACTCGAACTGCGTGACGGCCGGACGTTCGAGCGGCGTTACGAACCGATCGAACTCCCGGGTGGGGAAGGACACCTGTGGGTGTACAGTGACATCACCGAACAGGAAACCCGCGAGCAGAAACTCGAAGCGCTCAACGAGACGACGCGAGAGTTGATGGCTGCAGAGACACATCAAGAAGTCGCCGACATCAGCGCTGAAGCCGCGCGAGATATCCTGGGTATGGACGCGAACGCGCTCTATCTCTACGACGAGCAGCGGTCAGCGCTCGCCCCGAAAGCGATCGCCGACGCTGGCCGCGCGATCATCGGTGAGCCCCCGACGTTCGAAACAGACGAGAGCATCGCCTGGCGAGTCTTCGAATCTGGCGATCCAGTCGCACTCGACGATGTCCACGAGGACTCAGACATCTACAACTCGGAGTCGCCGATCGAGAGTGAACTCTATCTGCCGGTCGGTGATGGCGGGATCCTGATCGCCGGATCGGACGAACACAAAGCGTTCGATCAACACGACATCGTCCTGGGCCGAATCCTGGCCAGCAACACCGCGACGGCACTCGACCAAGTAGACCAGACCGAGCGGCTGCGCGAACGCGAGCGCGAGTTGTCGCGTCAGAACGAACGCCTCGAGGAGTTCGCGAGCGTCGTCTCCCACGACCTCCAGAGCCCACTGCAGGTCGCAGACGGCCGGCTCGATCTCCTCAGAGACGACTGCGAGAGCGAGCACATCGAGCCCATCGAAACGGCGCTCGAACGGATGGAGACCTTGATCGAGGACCTGCTGACGCTCGCGCGTGAGGGGAATCGTGTTCAGGAATTAGAAGCGGTCCAGCTGGCATCTCTCTTCGAAGACTGCTGGCAGAACGTGGACACGGACACTGCGACGCTCGATGTCCAGACCGAACGCACGATCGAAGCCGATCCGAGCCGTCTCAAGCAACTGTTCGAGAACCTCGTCCGGAATGCGATCGAACACGGCGGCCCCGAGGTAACCGTGACCGTCGGCGATACAGACACCGGCTTTTTCCTCGCGGACGACGGCCCCGGTATCCCTGCCGAGAAGCGTGCGGCAGTCTTCGAGGCCGGATATTCGACGACTGTAGACGGGACCGGCTTCGGCTTGGCGATCGTCAAGGAGATCGTCGATGCGCACGGCTGGTCGATTCAGCTCACAGAGAGTGCCGCAGGCGGGCTTCGAGTCGAAATCGACCTCGGCAGTGACCGGACCTGA
- a CDS encoding glycosyltransferase family 87 protein: MSPRPGSPLPLRQRLHAPNTLRIVLLAGIIGGLLVPMYFFGMAETTYFAWDFRAYYTAAEAALHGQPFVGIQTDIPGVSYVYPPISVVLFLPQAAAGGWKVAFALQTLCNVGMALALAALTIHTIEARRARLSSVDRLLIGGFCLGTAPAMAVFGQGQVDMLIALALAGAFVALERDREDIAGVALAGASLVKVFPVVLGLWLVWRRAWRAVLAATLTGLAGLALGWVWFGLDAYWRYLDVLATRSRVAEFAGTVSPDFFAMSLHRPLSQLLPQIDPHLYLPLSVLVVTPSLALVARREHGLTGRLTTYLVATIAMLLVSPASNALYVVYAYFPILTLLYLDAASRAQSLLLAGIVTIAFPVQPAQIATGLTVAGVPDPIRSHLLFVVRELLTVASLPLLGLVTILVWATLRAITSQPATTVERRPAHAD, encoded by the coding sequence ATGTCGCCCCGCCCCGGATCTCCCCTCCCCCTCCGACAGCGATTGCACGCACCCAACACCCTCCGCATAGTATTGCTGGCCGGTATCATCGGTGGCCTGCTGGTACCGATGTACTTCTTCGGGATGGCCGAGACGACGTACTTCGCGTGGGACTTCCGCGCCTACTACACGGCCGCAGAGGCCGCCCTCCACGGCCAACCGTTCGTCGGCATCCAGACCGACATTCCAGGTGTCTCGTACGTCTACCCGCCGATATCTGTCGTGCTATTCCTGCCCCAGGCCGCCGCTGGTGGCTGGAAGGTCGCCTTCGCCCTGCAGACGCTGTGCAACGTCGGTATGGCGCTCGCACTCGCGGCACTCACGATACACACGATCGAAGCCAGACGAGCGAGACTGTCCAGCGTCGATCGCCTGCTCATCGGCGGGTTCTGTCTCGGTACCGCGCCCGCGATGGCCGTCTTCGGACAGGGCCAGGTCGATATGCTGATCGCACTCGCCCTGGCGGGTGCGTTCGTCGCACTCGAACGCGATAGAGAGGACATTGCAGGCGTCGCTCTCGCCGGCGCGAGTCTCGTGAAGGTCTTTCCCGTCGTCCTAGGTCTCTGGCTCGTCTGGCGGCGCGCCTGGCGCGCCGTCCTCGCCGCCACCCTCACTGGACTCGCCGGGCTCGCCCTCGGCTGGGTCTGGTTCGGCCTCGATGCCTACTGGCGCTATCTCGACGTTCTCGCCACTCGCAGTCGCGTTGCGGAGTTCGCTGGCACTGTCTCGCCGGATTTCTTCGCGATGTCGCTGCATCGGCCGCTCTCCCAACTCCTCCCCCAGATCGACCCGCACCTGTACCTGCCGCTGTCCGTGCTCGTCGTGACACCGTCGCTGGCGCTCGTCGCACGCCGTGAGCACGGCCTCACTGGTCGACTCACGACGTATCTCGTCGCCACTATCGCCATGTTGCTGGTCTCGCCAGCGTCGAACGCACTGTACGTCGTCTACGCCTACTTCCCGATTCTCACCCTCCTGTATCTCGACGCGGCGAGTCGCGCGCAGTCGCTGCTGTTGGCGGGGATCGTCACGATCGCGTTTCCGGTCCAGCCCGCACAGATCGCGACGGGGCTGACGGTAGCTGGCGTGCCTGACCCAATTCGGTCGCATCTGTTGTTCGTCGTGAGAGAGTTGCTGACTGTCGCCTCGCTGCCGCTTCTCGGACTCGTCACGATACTCGTCTGGGCAACGCTTCGCGCGATCACGTCGCAGCCAGCGACGACTGTCGAACGGCGACCCGCTCACGCCGACTAG
- a CDS encoding RNA-binding protein, producing the protein MALEAADENSTLTANEKVVAGWVRASLTFRVLTAGPVASASKSPRGSWTVRILLAVFDHTSDQLERTFGGVRRIVSADIIDFYRGSHVRVVGTVVALVALLNLTTLFVGGETLSGRIGIWSCVLGIAILIVWLNVTVDDLREGYVGRMLLVAVTPPGETSERGEPPTEDDE; encoded by the coding sequence ATGGCGCTCGAAGCTGCTGATGAGAACAGCACCCTGACGGCGAACGAGAAAGTAGTAGCAGGGTGGGTTCGCGCTTCGTTGACGTTCCGGGTTCTGACAGCTGGACCAGTGGCCTCTGCCAGTAAATCCCCGAGAGGGTCCTGGACTGTCAGGATTCTGCTCGCAGTCTTCGACCACACGTCCGACCAGCTGGAGCGAACATTCGGTGGCGTTCGAAGAATAGTAAGTGCTGACATCATCGATTTTTATCGAGGGTCACACGTTCGTGTCGTTGGCACTGTCGTCGCACTCGTGGCACTTCTGAATCTCACCACTCTGTTCGTCGGTGGTGAGACGCTATCTGGACGAATTGGTATCTGGTCGTGTGTCCTCGGAATAGCGATCCTCATAGTGTGGCTGAACGTGACTGTCGACGATCTTCGGGAGGGGTACGTCGGACGGATGCTCCTCGTTGCTGTCACTCCCCCGGGGGAGACTTCCGAGCGCGGCGAACCACCAACAGAAGACGACGAATAG
- a CDS encoding DUF4330 family protein, whose translation MPLVDDDGRLFGVVNLIDAIVLVFVVSAVVAGVFLVVLDGERTTDPDAPSHMTVIFEPQLEGLEPEVAPGDRISIADGPGGMNVTDVFRTPGRNGTVVTVAKVAIGAGAEKPKAGPRHRFETESYAINGTVRQFSNQSTLRVDQTDVRFSATVSESRLDRIQRDGTLRIGTEAVGQVESASAYPIENASMYRIGLGVSLPTVRIDGYPMYGGQPVRPGVQHPLYLENGTVAGVVDSVGRLEPVGESTPTTVVVSLEGVSATRSDALTVGLNESHLGTPATITDLSSSPASTVLTTDSGEFVTASHPTQRDISLVLAVEGRRLGDHLYFHGAPLRIGRVVTLDFGHIRVRGTVVDFDGD comes from the coding sequence ATGCCACTCGTTGATGACGACGGTCGGCTATTCGGCGTGGTGAATCTCATCGACGCCATCGTCCTCGTCTTCGTCGTTTCTGCGGTCGTAGCTGGCGTTTTTCTCGTAGTTCTGGATGGTGAGAGGACTACTGACCCTGACGCCCCCTCGCATATGACAGTGATTTTCGAACCGCAGTTAGAGGGTCTTGAGCCAGAAGTCGCGCCTGGTGACAGGATCAGTATTGCGGATGGTCCCGGGGGCATGAACGTCACAGACGTATTCAGGACACCAGGGCGGAACGGAACCGTCGTTACAGTCGCGAAAGTGGCCATCGGGGCAGGAGCGGAGAAGCCCAAGGCGGGACCTCGCCACCGATTCGAAACTGAATCGTACGCGATCAACGGAACAGTTCGGCAGTTCTCGAATCAATCGACGCTTCGCGTAGACCAGACTGACGTTCGATTTTCGGCGACAGTTTCCGAGTCACGCCTCGACAGGATACAGCGAGATGGCACCCTTCGAATCGGTACTGAAGCCGTTGGACAGGTCGAATCGGCCTCGGCATATCCGATCGAAAACGCCTCTATGTATCGAATTGGGCTGGGAGTATCACTTCCAACGGTTCGGATAGATGGATATCCGATGTACGGCGGTCAGCCTGTTCGTCCCGGCGTACAGCACCCGCTGTATCTGGAGAACGGGACAGTCGCCGGCGTCGTTGATTCTGTCGGTCGTCTGGAACCTGTTGGCGAGTCGACGCCCACGACTGTCGTCGTGTCTCTGGAAGGGGTCAGTGCGACTCGTTCGGACGCACTCACTGTGGGCCTAAACGAATCTCACCTGGGTACACCTGCGACGATAACCGATCTGTCGTCGAGTCCGGCGAGCACGGTCCTGACGACTGACAGTGGTGAATTCGTTACCGCGTCTCATCCGACACAGCGTGATATCTCTCTCGTGCTTGCTGTCGAAGGCCGACGTCTCGGCGACCATCTCTACTTTCATGGTGCACCACTGCGTATCGGCAGGGTCGTTACGCTAGATTTCGGCCACATCCGTGTCAGAGGGACTGTCGTGGACTTCGACGGGGACTGA
- a CDS encoding ABC transporter ATP-binding protein — protein sequence MDENPSLRDKFRAIYRVGLYRPATTAGIIVLSVFAAVLEGIGLSFLLPIIEVAQSGAGARDAGGLVGVFVTLYDTLGIPFELGFIVAGVGAVMVLRYTSSFLVAWLRASLRTNYVRHLQTEAFDATLDTRVAYFDQEGSDDILNAIVTQAKYAGWVVDYLVRLVQETLLSLMYLGIALYLAPTLTIVSAVVLGGLTLLIRGVIQSGYAVGDRVADANERVQQAVQAGTQGIRDVKLFGMADELRTDFQESIDQFARETIRLRRNEAAMDNAYQLGTALTVFGLIYAALEFTSLSLGGLGVFLFAMFRLAPRVSTLNNWAYKIEGRLPHLVRTQQFTEELDAFAEPTDAEGQVPERIDYTAFENVAFEYATGERVLDGVHFGVDRGEFVAFVGPSGAGKSTIVSLLTRLYEPTDGQITADGIPIDEFDVREWRSRVAVVRQQPFIFNDTLRYNVTIGNREASDEQIERVCEIAQVTEFLDDLPNGYDTELGDDGVRLSGGQRQRVAIARALLTDADLLVLDEATSDLDSNIEETVHEAIEAMDRDYAMLVIAHRLSTVINADQIYTVVDGEIVESGSHQELLAEEGEYASLYQTQ from the coding sequence ATGGACGAGAACCCCTCTCTCCGTGATAAATTTAGGGCGATTTACCGTGTTGGCTTGTATAGGCCGGCGACAACAGCCGGGATTATTGTTCTGAGTGTCTTTGCTGCCGTGCTCGAAGGGATCGGTCTGAGTTTCTTGCTGCCGATCATCGAGGTCGCACAGTCCGGGGCCGGTGCGAGAGACGCTGGCGGGCTGGTCGGGGTGTTCGTCACGCTGTACGATACACTGGGTATTCCGTTCGAGCTGGGATTCATCGTCGCAGGCGTTGGGGCAGTGATGGTCCTCCGCTACACGTCGAGCTTCTTGGTTGCGTGGCTCCGAGCATCGCTGCGGACGAACTATGTTCGACACCTCCAGACCGAAGCGTTCGATGCGACGCTTGATACCCGTGTCGCGTACTTCGATCAGGAGGGTTCGGACGACATCCTGAACGCAATCGTCACGCAAGCGAAATACGCTGGGTGGGTCGTCGATTACCTCGTTCGGCTGGTGCAGGAAACGCTCCTGTCTCTCATGTACCTCGGGATCGCCTTGTATCTGGCACCGACCCTCACGATCGTGTCGGCGGTCGTTCTCGGTGGCCTGACGCTTCTCATCCGAGGTGTAATACAGTCGGGATACGCTGTGGGAGACCGAGTGGCAGATGCCAACGAGCGGGTCCAACAAGCAGTACAGGCAGGAACGCAGGGAATCCGCGACGTCAAGCTATTCGGAATGGCCGACGAGTTACGGACTGACTTTCAGGAATCGATCGACCAGTTTGCCCGGGAGACGATTCGACTGCGCCGGAACGAGGCAGCGATGGACAACGCCTACCAGTTGGGAACGGCACTGACCGTGTTCGGACTCATCTACGCAGCACTGGAGTTTACCTCGCTCTCGCTGGGCGGCCTCGGCGTGTTTTTGTTCGCTATGTTCAGGCTTGCGCCACGGGTCAGTACACTCAACAACTGGGCGTACAAGATCGAAGGGCGATTACCTCATCTGGTCCGTACTCAACAGTTCACTGAAGAGCTAGACGCATTTGCCGAACCGACCGATGCCGAGGGGCAAGTCCCCGAACGGATAGATTACACTGCCTTCGAAAACGTCGCCTTCGAGTACGCGACGGGAGAGCGTGTCCTCGACGGTGTGCATTTCGGTGTCGACCGCGGAGAATTCGTCGCGTTCGTCGGTCCGTCAGGGGCAGGGAAGTCGACGATCGTCTCGCTGTTGACGCGGCTGTACGAACCGACCGACGGGCAGATCACCGCGGACGGCATCCCGATCGACGAGTTCGACGTTCGGGAGTGGCGTTCCCGAGTCGCCGTCGTCAGACAGCAGCCGTTCATCTTCAACGACACGCTCCGGTACAACGTCACGATCGGCAACCGCGAGGCCTCCGACGAGCAGATCGAACGCGTGTGTGAAATCGCGCAGGTCACGGAATTTCTGGACGACCTTCCCAACGGCTACGACACTGAACTCGGCGACGACGGCGTTCGGCTTTCCGGTGGCCAGCGTCAGCGCGTCGCCATCGCTCGGGCACTACTAACGGACGCGGACTTGCTCGTTCTCGACGAAGCGACCAGTGATCTGGACTCGAACATCGAGGAGACCGTCCACGAGGCGATCGAAGCGATGGACCGCGACTACGCGATGCTCGTCATCGCACACCGGCTCTCGACTGTCATCAACGCAGATCAGATCTACACCGTCGTCGACGGGGAGATTGTCGAGTCTGGAAGTCATCAGGAGTTGCTGGCCGAGGAAGGCGAATACGCGAGCCTGTATCAGACGCAGTAG